A region from the Lolium perenne isolate Kyuss_39 chromosome 4, Kyuss_2.0, whole genome shotgun sequence genome encodes:
- the LOC127348894 gene encoding non-specific lipid-transfer protein C6-like: MASSNKACTAALLLLLALVIATAADAAKNIASSEPLPKKIWPARQDASATCVGSLLALSPCLAFFKDAGMSEAPQGCCEGMGGIIQDQAACLCHIVNHTLERAIGVDIPNDRAFSLIGDLCGLSLPQDIMDTCANGREVPPLYVCPAPSA; the protein is encoded by the coding sequence ATGGCGTCGTCCAACAAGGCCTGCACCGCcgcgctcctcctcctgctgGCCCTCGTCATCGCCACGGCGGCCGACGCGGCGAAGAACATCGCGTCGTCGGAGCCCCTCCCTAAGAAGATTTGGCCGGCGAGGCAGGACGCGTCGGCGACGTGCGTGGGATCGCTTCTGGCGCTGAGCCCGTGCCTGGCCTTCTTCAAGGACGCTGGTATGTCGGAGGCGCCGCAGGGGTGCTGCGAGGGTATGGGCGGCATCATCCAGGACCAGGCGGCGTGCCTCTGCCACATCGTCAACCACACCCTCGAGCGTGCCATCGGCGTCGACATCCCCAACGACCGCGCATTCTCCCTCATCGGCGACCTCTGCGGCCTCTCCCTGCCACAGGACATCATGGACACCTGCGCCAACGGCCGTGAGGTGCCGCCGCTGTACGTTTGCCCGGCGCCGTCGGCCTGA